In Bacillus sp. Cs-700, one genomic interval encodes:
- the mmuM gene encoding homocysteine S-methyltransferase yields MWQNQNPIKAILEDFNLVILDGALATELEKYGCNLNDPLWSARVLLENPALIYQVHLDYFRAGADCAITSSYQATMEGLTSRGLSEGEAVDLIKKTVFLARKARDDFWEREEKLNRPKPFIAASVGPYGAYLADGSEYRGDYNVSDEVLTAFHRPRIEALIEAGADVLAFETIPSFQEAKVLSCLLQEFPSTYAWLSFTIQSEEKMSDGTSLKASSQYFKENDQIAAIGINCSSPSLVTKAIYQLVSQTEKPIIVYPNSGEFYDAKTKTWREGEWCDGIVDESNEWFQAGARLIGGCCRTSPEQIKRLYEKWRQ; encoded by the coding sequence ATGTGGCAGAATCAAAATCCTATTAAGGCAATTTTAGAAGATTTTAATTTGGTAATATTGGACGGGGCCCTTGCGACAGAGCTCGAAAAATATGGGTGTAACTTAAATGACCCACTTTGGTCTGCGCGCGTTTTGCTTGAAAATCCAGCGCTCATCTATCAGGTTCACCTCGATTATTTCCGTGCAGGTGCAGACTGTGCCATTACATCAAGTTATCAGGCTACAATGGAAGGGTTAACATCTCGTGGTTTAAGTGAAGGTGAGGCAGTGGACTTAATAAAGAAAACAGTTTTTCTCGCACGAAAGGCCCGTGATGATTTCTGGGAGCGAGAGGAAAAGTTGAATCGCCCAAAACCTTTTATCGCAGCTTCCGTTGGACCTTATGGGGCGTACCTAGCTGATGGATCGGAGTATCGAGGCGATTACAATGTTAGCGACGAGGTACTTACCGCATTTCATCGCCCAAGAATAGAAGCATTAATTGAGGCAGGTGCTGATGTTTTAGCATTTGAAACGATTCCATCATTTCAAGAAGCGAAAGTTTTAAGTTGCCTATTACAAGAGTTTCCATCCACTTATGCTTGGCTTTCCTTCACCATTCAAAGTGAAGAAAAAATGAGCGATGGAACATCTTTAAAAGCATCTTCTCAATATTTTAAGGAAAATGACCAGATTGCGGCAATCGGCATTAACTGTTCGTCTCCTTCGCTTGTGACAAAAGCGATTTATCAATTAGTTTCTCAAACCGAAAAACCGATTATTGTGTATCCTAATTCAGGAGAATTTTATGACGCTAAGACCAAAACATGGCGGGAGGGTGAGTGGTGTGATGGAATTGTCGATGAATCAAATGAATGGTTTCAAGCAGGTGCACGATTAATTGGTGGATGCTGTCGGACAAGTCCTGAACAGATCAAGCGACTTTATGAAAAATGGCGACAGTAG
- the mmuP gene encoding S-methylmethionine permease, giving the protein MESKQGFQREMKSRHVVMLSLGGVIGTGLFLSSGYTIQQAGPIGTILSYLVGALVVYLVMLCLGELTVHMPETGAFHSYAAQYIGGGTGYTVAWLYWLTWTVALGSEFTAAGMLMQRWFPFVSVWIWSGLFAAMIFILNILTVKFFAESEFWFALVKVLAIVLFIILGAAAIVGFIPMESDANTSLFANFTNEGIFPNGVFAILMTMLAVNFAFSGTELIGIAAGETENPAQTIPKAIRTTLIRLILFFVGSIFILSALLPASEAGVLESPFVAVLERIGIPYAADIMNFVILTAILSAANSGLYASSRMLWSLSDKQMISPIFARLNKNGVPLPAVILSMLGGALALLSSIIAPDTVYVVLVSISGLAVVIVWMSISASQFLFRKKYVKEGKSIKNLSYRTPFYPVVPILAFLLCLASLIGIAFDPTQRVALYCGIPFIALCYGSYYLTKRVKKRGISNVAESKSY; this is encoded by the coding sequence ATGGAAAGCAAACAAGGTTTTCAAAGGGAGATGAAATCAAGACATGTGGTGATGCTCTCACTCGGAGGGGTCATCGGTACGGGATTGTTTTTAAGTTCTGGATATACGATCCAACAAGCTGGTCCTATCGGGACGATCCTTTCTTATCTGGTAGGCGCACTTGTCGTTTACCTGGTCATGCTGTGCTTGGGAGAGCTAACGGTTCATATGCCTGAGACAGGTGCGTTTCATAGCTATGCGGCTCAATACATTGGCGGAGGAACCGGTTATACAGTTGCCTGGTTGTACTGGCTAACCTGGACAGTTGCGCTAGGTTCTGAGTTTACAGCTGCTGGTATGCTCATGCAAAGGTGGTTTCCATTCGTTAGCGTTTGGATTTGGAGTGGATTGTTTGCTGCAATGATCTTCATTTTAAATATTTTGACTGTGAAATTTTTTGCGGAGAGTGAGTTCTGGTTTGCCCTTGTAAAGGTTCTGGCTATTGTGTTGTTCATTATTTTAGGTGCAGCAGCAATCGTAGGGTTTATTCCAATGGAATCTGATGCGAATACATCGTTATTCGCTAACTTTACAAATGAAGGGATCTTTCCGAATGGGGTATTTGCTATATTAATGACGATGCTGGCAGTAAATTTTGCTTTCTCTGGAACTGAACTCATTGGAATTGCAGCTGGAGAAACAGAAAATCCTGCGCAAACCATACCAAAAGCCATTCGCACCACGTTAATTCGGCTCATTCTATTTTTTGTCGGTTCAATCTTTATTTTATCAGCTCTTCTACCAGCGTCAGAAGCTGGAGTTCTAGAAAGCCCGTTTGTAGCCGTGCTTGAAAGAATTGGGATTCCATATGCGGCAGATATAATGAATTTTGTTATTCTTACAGCCATTTTATCAGCTGCAAATTCAGGGTTATATGCTTCCTCGAGAATGCTCTGGTCACTTTCAGACAAGCAAATGATTTCTCCTATTTTTGCTAGGCTCAACAAAAATGGTGTCCCTCTTCCTGCTGTGATATTAAGTATGTTAGGCGGAGCACTAGCACTACTTTCAAGCATCATTGCGCCAGATACCGTTTATGTGGTGCTTGTCTCTATTTCCGGGCTTGCTGTTGTCATTGTATGGATGAGTATTAGTGCGTCACAATTTCTTTTTAGAAAGAAATATGTAAAAGAAGGAAAATCCATTAAAAACCTTAGTTATCGAACGCCTTTCTATCCTGTCGTTCCGATTCTAGCCTTCTTGTTATGTCTGGCTTCCTTGATTGGCATTGCTTTTGATCCCACCCAGCGAGTGGCATTGTACTGTGGGATACCGTTTATTGCACTATGTTATGGAAGTTACTATTTAACAAAACGAGTAAAGAAAAGGGGAATAAGTAATGTGGCAGAATCAAAATCCTATTAA
- a CDS encoding SGNH/GDSL hydrolase family protein produces the protein MTRIVTLFVLILIAGLLSVVSAKGWPSSMKDAAKKSEWVGSWTASMQAPAKDGNSHEGFKDQTIRLILRPHMEGDKMRIRLSNEFGSLPLSIKEVRVATSRDGANIEKETDQLITFGTKEAVTIPQGETQYSDAIDFPVSADQNVTVSLYVDHETGPTTWHQRSNQTVYMTEKGNHTGDEKGSAYTSKEEAWFWLDRLEVVPDESVEGSVVVMGSSIANGNYSTLNANRRWPDYLANRMNAKDADVKMSVLNAGISANHLINSEEGKGQNAFARLERDVLSQEGIKGVILHEGINDLRHYPEYDSKKIIDRMKKIIKATHEKGLPIYGGTLTPYKDSSMFTKKGEKTRQEVNEWIRTSGEFDAVIDFDRALRDPGDPEKFLSKYDSGDHLHPNDEGYKKMADEVDFSIFK, from the coding sequence ATGACACGTATCGTAACATTATTCGTACTGATTCTTATCGCTGGATTATTAAGTGTAGTAAGCGCGAAAGGATGGCCTTCTTCTATGAAGGATGCAGCCAAGAAGAGTGAATGGGTAGGTTCATGGACAGCAAGCATGCAGGCCCCAGCTAAAGATGGAAATTCTCATGAGGGATTTAAGGATCAAACAATCCGATTAATTCTTCGCCCGCATATGGAAGGAGACAAAATGCGAATTCGATTATCCAATGAATTTGGTTCACTTCCTTTATCGATAAAAGAGGTGAGAGTTGCGACATCTAGGGATGGCGCAAATATTGAAAAGGAGACCGATCAGCTTATCACATTTGGTACCAAAGAAGCTGTAACGATTCCCCAAGGAGAAACGCAATATAGTGATGCGATTGACTTTCCGGTAAGTGCAGACCAGAATGTAACGGTTAGTTTGTATGTAGATCATGAAACAGGTCCAACGACGTGGCATCAGCGTTCAAATCAAACAGTCTATATGACTGAAAAAGGGAACCATACCGGAGATGAAAAGGGCTCTGCATACACATCAAAAGAAGAAGCCTGGTTCTGGCTAGACCGTTTAGAGGTTGTGCCTGACGAATCTGTAGAAGGATCTGTCGTTGTAATGGGAAGCTCAATTGCAAACGGCAACTATTCCACGTTAAACGCTAACCGACGTTGGCCTGATTATCTTGCTAATCGAATGAATGCGAAAGACGCTGACGTAAAAATGTCTGTATTAAATGCAGGGATTTCTGCTAACCATTTAATCAATAGTGAAGAAGGAAAAGGGCAGAATGCATTTGCAAGATTAGAACGAGATGTGCTAAGTCAAGAAGGGATCAAAGGTGTTATCCTACATGAGGGCATTAATGATTTAAGACACTATCCTGAATATGATTCAAAGAAAATCATTGATCGAATGAAAAAAATCATTAAAGCAACTCACGAAAAGGGTCTTCCCATATATGGAGGTACATTAACTCCTTATAAAGATTCTAGTATGTTTACAAAAAAGGGAGAAAAGACCCGCCAGGAAGTGAACGAGTGGATTCGAACGAGCGGAGAATTTGATGCTGTCATTGATTTTGATAGAGCATTAAGAGATCCAGGTGATCCAGAAAAGTTTCTCTCGAAGTATGATTCTGGGGATCATTTGCATCCGAATGATGAAGGGTATAAAAAGATGGCAGATGAGGTGGATTTTTCGATATTTAAATAA
- a CDS encoding metalloregulator ArsR/SmtB family transcription factor, protein MENYVDIFKVLANETRIDMLMWLKNPMDHFEKPTAHLSKNISEKGGVCVGDIQEKANMSQSTVSHYLSMMQKAGLLESERHGKWTYYRRNESTIQQVAAFIEKEL, encoded by the coding sequence ATGGAAAATTACGTTGATATTTTTAAAGTGCTGGCAAATGAAACACGTATTGATATGTTAATGTGGCTCAAGAATCCAATGGATCATTTTGAGAAACCAACCGCACACCTTTCTAAAAACATCAGTGAAAAAGGCGGAGTTTGCGTTGGCGACATTCAAGAAAAAGCAAACATGTCGCAATCGACCGTTTCACATTATTTATCCATGATGCAAAAAGCCGGACTCCTAGAGTCTGAGCGACATGGGAAGTGGACCTATTACCGTAGAAATGAGTCCACTATTCAACAAGTCGCTGCTTTTATTGAAAAAGAGCTCTAA
- a CDS encoding DMT family transporter, translated as MKIGIYLLALLAGAALSVEGAIYGELGKSIGKLESSFYNFAVGTIIIGIVVLFLGKGSLSYTFKAPKWQLSGGFLGVIYLTILVIGVPIVGVGLAMISVIVGQMAMSMIIEHKGWFGSKATKVKKEKIMAVLLMAIALILIF; from the coding sequence TTGAAAATTGGTATTTATCTTCTCGCCTTACTAGCCGGTGCTGCTTTAAGCGTAGAAGGAGCAATCTATGGGGAGTTAGGCAAGTCAATCGGAAAATTAGAGAGCAGCTTCTATAATTTTGCTGTAGGTACAATCATTATTGGGATTGTTGTGCTATTTCTCGGAAAAGGATCTCTATCTTATACATTTAAAGCACCGAAGTGGCAGCTATCCGGAGGTTTTCTAGGCGTCATTTATTTAACCATTCTTGTCATCGGTGTCCCTATCGTAGGTGTAGGTCTCGCGATGATCAGTGTCATTGTAGGTCAGATGGCTATGAGCATGATTATTGAACATAAAGGCTGGTTTGGAAGTAAAGCAACAAAGGTAAAAAAAGAAAAAATTATGGCCGTTTTATTAATGGCCATTGCTCTTATCTTAATCTTTTAA
- a CDS encoding DMT family transporter — MSILILLASVFGGIFLSAQSSINGAFSKKAGTFESTFITFITGAMILFIVILFLGNGDLLKILEAPKWQLSAVWFGVGYLFLTILAVPKIGVIAANISTVIGQLSMGMLIDHFGWFGGLQVTFDVKRLIAILLMLVALRLIYIGNMKAEKEASTEVHD; from the coding sequence ATGTCGATTCTTATTCTACTCGCCTCTGTCTTTGGCGGTATTTTTCTAAGCGCTCAATCTTCCATCAATGGGGCGTTTAGTAAAAAAGCAGGAACATTCGAGAGTACATTTATTACTTTTATCACTGGGGCTATGATTTTATTTATCGTCATTCTTTTTTTGGGGAATGGAGATTTGCTTAAAATACTTGAAGCGCCGAAATGGCAGCTTAGTGCCGTTTGGTTTGGAGTAGGTTATCTTTTTCTTACGATTCTTGCTGTTCCAAAGATTGGTGTCATTGCAGCTAATATTTCAACCGTAATCGGTCAGCTATCTATGGGAATGCTAATTGACCACTTTGGTTGGTTCGGTGGCTTACAAGTTACCTTTGATGTAAAACGATTGATTGCTATCTTATTAATGCTTGTCGCTCTACGTTTAATATATATTGGAAATATGAAGGCTGAAAAAGAAGCTTCGACTGAAGTCCATGATTGA
- a CDS encoding GNAT family N-acetyltransferase produces the protein MRKLEKNEVIDAVRLSEYAFQYTVPKEELDDKIKGYSEHEIWGDFEGDELAAKLHLIDFETWLAGKKIKMGGVASVATYPEHRRGGRVARLLRNGLFEMKQKGQTISFLHPFQISFYRKFGYEVLNNWKKVELKAQDLKPHLAVSGKVRRVELDDVFEVLNPVYEAFAIRFNGMLVRTENWWKERVYSKGFRFATYTNEEGNITGYIYYKIENRTLKVEEMVCLDGEARRGLWNYLCQHDSMVDHATILTNESDQFTFLLANPKVKTSVEPYFMARIVDVENFLREYPFTLKSGETLFLHITDDQAEWNNGSYLIDAEGVRVFKGDKLNAACAHPPKRGLRCTINTLTSVLTGYQDPFFLYEAGLLEGSKEEVARLQRTRSAKETNFMDFF, from the coding sequence ATGCGTAAATTAGAAAAAAACGAAGTAATCGATGCAGTACGACTTTCAGAATATGCGTTCCAATATACAGTGCCTAAAGAAGAGTTAGATGACAAAATCAAAGGGTATAGCGAGCATGAAATATGGGGCGATTTCGAGGGAGATGAACTTGCTGCGAAGCTACACTTAATCGATTTTGAAACTTGGCTTGCAGGTAAGAAAATAAAGATGGGCGGCGTTGCATCAGTCGCAACCTATCCCGAACATAGAAGAGGGGGAAGAGTAGCACGTCTGCTTAGAAATGGTTTATTTGAAATGAAACAAAAAGGCCAAACAATCTCTTTTCTCCATCCATTTCAAATTTCTTTTTATCGAAAATTTGGATATGAAGTTTTGAATAACTGGAAGAAGGTAGAGTTGAAAGCGCAGGATCTTAAGCCTCATCTTGCTGTTAGTGGAAAAGTAAGACGTGTTGAACTTGATGACGTCTTTGAAGTTCTGAATCCTGTTTACGAAGCGTTTGCGATTCGCTTTAATGGTATGCTCGTTCGAACTGAAAATTGGTGGAAGGAACGTGTTTATTCGAAAGGTTTTCGTTTTGCTACTTATACAAATGAAGAGGGGAATATAACCGGATACATTTATTACAAAATAGAGAATCGGACATTAAAGGTTGAAGAAATGGTTTGTTTAGATGGGGAAGCAAGAAGAGGATTGTGGAATTATCTCTGTCAGCACGATTCTATGGTTGATCACGCTACGATTCTAACAAATGAAAGCGACCAGTTCACTTTTTTATTAGCCAATCCTAAAGTGAAAACATCGGTCGAGCCGTACTTTATGGCACGCATTGTTGATGTCGAGAATTTTCTTAGAGAATATCCGTTTACGTTAAAGTCAGGTGAGACTCTCTTTCTCCATATTACGGATGATCAGGCAGAGTGGAATAATGGAAGCTATCTGATTGATGCTGAAGGAGTGAGGGTATTTAAGGGAGATAAATTGAATGCAGCTTGTGCTCATCCACCAAAACGAGGCCTTCGATGTACCATTAATACGCTAACTTCTGTCTTGACTGGCTACCAAGATCCTTTCTTTCTGTATGAAGCTGGTTTATTAGAAGGATCAAAGGAAGAGGTAGCGCGGTTGCAACGCACACGTTCCGCAAAGGAAACAAATTTCATGGACTTCTTCTAA
- a CDS encoding spore morphogenesis/germination protein YwcE: MDVYMVYLFVITATPLFLWQDYKKLALVHTPFIVAIWALLIFYIGGGMTPVAHTLFITLFAINVLFAHIAAYLIFARPFLKERQLAKKMPQTEE; this comes from the coding sequence ATGGATGTCTATATGGTCTATCTTTTCGTTATCACGGCTACACCGTTGTTTCTGTGGCAGGATTATAAGAAGCTTGCATTGGTTCACACACCGTTTATTGTGGCAATCTGGGCACTGCTAATTTTCTACATTGGTGGCGGTATGACTCCGGTAGCACATACACTCTTTATTACACTTTTTGCGATTAACGTTTTATTTGCACACATAGCTGCTTACCTTATCTTTGCTCGTCCATTTCTTAAGGAACGTCAGCTTGCAAAGAAGATGCCACAAACAGAAGAATAA
- the qoxD gene encoding cytochrome aa3 quinol oxidase subunit IV, which produces MSNNEQTNSHSHFPWSHLIGFGLSIFLTLLALWVGFASHFSLRTIMIIVVILALIQAAIQLLMFMHITESDSSRIQVGTILYAVFIAVAVVAGTIWVMSFGMHNMNM; this is translated from the coding sequence ATGTCCAACAACGAGCAGACAAACAGTCATAGCCACTTCCCATGGAGCCACTTAATTGGTTTCGGACTTTCGATCTTCTTAACGTTACTTGCTTTATGGGTAGGCTTTGCTTCACACTTTAGCCTTAGAACGATTATGATTATTGTCGTGATCCTGGCATTGATTCAAGCGGCGATTCAGCTCTTGATGTTTATGCATATTACAGAGAGTGATAGTAGTCGGATTCAAGTTGGAACGATTTTATATGCGGTCTTTATTGCCGTGGCAGTTGTTGCAGGTACGATATGGGTTATGTCATTCGGCATGCACAATATGAACATGTAA
- the qoxC gene encoding cytochrome aa3 quinol oxidase subunit III, translating to MESVEYSPNTPLEYQSETGRLNILGFWIFLGAEIALFSTLFATYLVLVGRTAGGPGPEELFELSGVLIETFLLLTSSFTCGLAIHYMRNHSLKGLFLWLGITLALGLGFLGFEIYEFVHYIHEGAALTTSAYWSAFFVLVGTHGAHVTMGIAWIILILIQLKQRGLTPDTTRKVFISSLYWHFLDVVWIFIFTAVYLYGMVM from the coding sequence ATGGAATCAGTCGAATATTCTCCTAACACGCCTTTAGAATATCAGTCGGAAACTGGCCGGCTGAATATTCTAGGCTTCTGGATTTTTCTCGGCGCCGAAATTGCACTATTTTCAACGTTGTTTGCAACTTACTTAGTATTGGTAGGTCGTACAGCGGGCGGTCCAGGACCAGAAGAGCTTTTTGAATTAAGTGGTGTGTTAATTGAAACGTTTTTGCTACTAACGAGTAGTTTCACATGTGGACTTGCCATACACTATATGAGAAATCATTCTCTTAAAGGTTTGTTTCTCTGGTTAGGCATTACACTTGCATTAGGTCTAGGTTTCTTAGGATTTGAAATTTATGAATTTGTTCATTACATTCATGAAGGCGCGGCACTAACAACGAGTGCATACTGGTCTGCCTTCTTCGTATTAGTCGGAACGCACGGTGCCCACGTTACAATGGGTATTGCGTGGATCATTCTTATCTTGATTCAGTTAAAACAGCGCGGGTTAACACCTGACACAACAAGGAAGGTCTTTATTTCAAGTCTTTACTGGCACTTCCTTGACGTTGTGTGGATCTTTATCTTCACAGCAGTCTACTTGTATGGGATGGTGATGTAA
- the qoxB gene encoding cytochrome aa3 quinol oxidase subunit I, translating into MKLDEFFVTGDPLIYGADVSIALTLIGAIFALTYFKKWKWLWTEWLTTVDHKKLGIMYIIAAVLMLFRGGVDAMLMRAQLTVPDAGFLDANHYNEIFTTHGTIMIIFMAMPFLIGLINVVVPLQIGARDVAYPFLNAVSFWTFFMGAMLFNISFVIGGSPSAGWTSYVPLAGLELSPSVGQNYYLLGLQIAGIGTLLTGINFLVTILKMRVPSMKLMHMPMFTWSSLITMVIIIFAFPVLTVALALMTFDRLFGSHFFTMMDGGMPMLWANLFWIWGHPEVYIVILPAFGMFSEIISTFARKTLFGYKAMVYSMVVIAGLSFLVWVHHFFTMGAGGAVNSFFSITTMLIAVPTGVKIFNWLFTLYKGRIRFTTPMLWSLAFIPNFVIGGVTGVMLAMAAADYQYHNTYFLVAHFHYVLISGTVYACFAGLHFWYPKMFNHRLNERLGKWTFWIFVAGFNLCFFPMYFLGLAGMPRRVYTYGVADGWMSLNVLATMGGVLMGIGFLILVYNIYYSFRYSPRETTGDPWDARTLEWSTPAPVPHYNFAHLPESKGHDAFWIMKQERKQGKTQEKKPYKPIHMPSYSGVPVVMSVFFFIAGFGMVFSWHWMSILGLIGVLATMVIRSFDYDKGFYVSVEEIEEDQKRTTL; encoded by the coding sequence ATGAAATTGGATGAATTTTTTGTCACCGGGGACCCGCTTATTTACGGTGCGGATGTTTCGATCGCCTTAACGTTGATCGGTGCCATTTTTGCATTAACGTATTTTAAAAAGTGGAAATGGTTGTGGACAGAATGGCTAACAACAGTTGACCATAAGAAACTCGGTATCATGTATATCATCGCAGCTGTTCTGATGCTATTCCGCGGTGGTGTAGATGCCATGCTCATGAGGGCGCAATTGACGGTCCCGGATGCAGGCTTCCTGGACGCCAACCACTATAACGAAATTTTTACAACTCACGGAACGATCATGATTATTTTCATGGCGATGCCGTTCTTAATTGGTTTAATTAACGTTGTTGTTCCGCTACAAATTGGAGCACGCGACGTCGCTTATCCGTTTTTGAATGCAGTAAGTTTCTGGACTTTCTTCATGGGGGCAATGCTCTTTAACATTTCTTTTGTTATTGGTGGATCGCCATCAGCTGGTTGGACAAGCTATGTTCCTTTAGCTGGTCTAGAGCTAAGTCCATCAGTAGGACAGAACTATTATTTACTAGGGTTACAGATTGCCGGTATCGGTACATTATTAACAGGGATTAACTTCCTAGTAACGATATTAAAAATGAGAGTACCATCCATGAAGCTCATGCATATGCCTATGTTCACATGGTCTTCATTAATTACAATGGTTATCATCATTTTTGCATTTCCGGTACTAACAGTAGCGCTTGCACTTATGACGTTTGACCGTTTGTTCGGAAGTCATTTCTTTACAATGATGGATGGCGGTATGCCAATGCTTTGGGCAAACCTCTTCTGGATTTGGGGTCACCCTGAAGTATATATTGTTATACTTCCAGCATTCGGTATGTTCTCAGAAATTATTAGTACATTTGCTCGTAAAACGCTTTTCGGTTATAAAGCAATGGTTTACTCCATGGTTGTTATTGCCGGATTAAGTTTCCTAGTATGGGTTCACCACTTCTTTACGATGGGAGCAGGTGGAGCAGTTAACTCGTTCTTCTCTATCACAACGATGTTAATCGCCGTTCCGACAGGTGTGAAGATCTTTAACTGGTTATTCACTCTGTACAAGGGACGAATACGTTTTACGACGCCAATGCTTTGGTCACTTGCCTTTATCCCAAACTTCGTAATTGGTGGGGTAACAGGTGTTATGCTTGCCATGGCGGCAGCTGACTATCAATACCATAATACGTACTTCCTTGTAGCCCACTTCCACTATGTGCTCATTTCTGGTACAGTTTATGCTTGTTTCGCAGGCTTACATTTCTGGTACCCGAAAATGTTCAATCATCGTTTGAACGAGCGCTTAGGAAAATGGACTTTCTGGATTTTTGTAGCAGGCTTCAACTTATGTTTCTTCCCGATGTATTTCCTAGGACTTGCAGGAATGCCACGTCGTGTTTACACGTATGGGGTTGCAGACGGCTGGATGAGCTTGAACGTACTTGCCACAATGGGTGGCGTATTAATGGGAATCGGATTCCTGATTCTTGTTTATAACATCTATTACAGCTTCCGTTACTCTCCACGTGAAACAACTGGAGATCCATGGGATGCAAGAACGCTTGAATGGTCAACACCAGCTCCAGTACCGCATTATAATTTCGCTCATCTTCCTGAGTCAAAAGGACATGATGCGTTCTGGATTATGAAACAAGAAAGAAAGCAAGGAAAGACACAAGAGAAGAAACCTTATAAACCAATTCATATGCCAAGTTACTCTGGTGTGCCGGTTGTAATGAGTGTCTTCTTCTTTATCGCCGGGTTCGGTATGGTCTTCTCCTGGCACTGGATGTCGATCCTTGGACTTATTGGGGTACTAGCCACAATGGTCATTCGTTCGTTTGATTATGATAAAGGTTTCTACGTAAGCGTAGAAGAAATAGAAGAAGATCAAAAAAGGACTACTTTATAA
- the qoxA gene encoding cytochrome aa3 quinol oxidase subunit II, with amino-acid sequence MKSFFALSMFLAVMVLSGCSNLTVLDPKGPVAEQQANLILFSIGFMLFIVLVVFVLFTLILVKYRERKSGPEYEPPHIEGNVFLEIVWTVIPVIILIVLAVPTVQTIFALEEAPEATSHKDPIVIHATSVDWKWVFSYPEENIETVNYIHIPEDHPILFKLASADSMGSFWIPSLGGQEYTMSGMMNELYLQADEVGEYRGRNANFTGEGFTEQVFTVTAESQEDYEEWVEEAQDAPKLTQEKYNELMLKGHTEEQTFSETHLQWVDHGMDAEYATKVRNGESTDEDDSSEMDHSEMNHDDSEKDSEEHSH; translated from the coding sequence ATGAAATCATTTTTTGCACTCAGTATGTTTCTAGCAGTGATGGTATTGAGTGGCTGTAGTAACTTAACCGTGCTTGATCCAAAAGGACCTGTAGCAGAACAACAAGCGAATTTAATTCTTTTCTCTATTGGATTTATGCTGTTTATTGTTTTGGTCGTGTTCGTGCTATTTACACTCATCCTTGTTAAATATCGTGAACGTAAGAGTGGTCCTGAATATGAGCCTCCTCACATCGAGGGGAATGTTTTTCTTGAAATTGTTTGGACCGTTATTCCGGTAATTATTCTCATTGTCCTTGCAGTGCCAACTGTACAAACGATTTTTGCACTAGAAGAGGCACCGGAAGCAACGTCTCATAAAGATCCAATCGTTATTCATGCAACATCAGTCGATTGGAAATGGGTCTTTAGCTATCCAGAGGAAAATATCGAAACGGTGAACTATATTCACATTCCTGAAGATCACCCAATTTTATTTAAACTAGCTTCTGCAGATTCAATGGGATCTTTTTGGATTCCATCGCTTGGTGGGCAGGAGTACACGATGTCTGGCATGATGAATGAACTTTATTTGCAAGCAGATGAAGTAGGTGAATATCGTGGACGTAACGCAAACTTCACTGGTGAAGGATTTACGGAACAGGTATTTACCGTAACAGCTGAATCTCAGGAAGATTATGAAGAGTGGGTAGAAGAGGCGCAAGACGCACCTAAACTTACTCAAGAGAAATACAATGAGTTAATGCTGAAAGGTCATACAGAAGAGCAGACATTTTCAGAAACTCACCTTCAGTGGGTTGATCATGGAATGGATGCTGAATATGCAACAAAGGTTCGTAACGGCGAATCAACTGATGAAGATGATTCCTCAGAGATGGATCACTCAGAAATGAACCATGATGATTCTGAGAAAGATTCCGAGGAACACTCGCATTAA